The sequence AACAGTGCCACGGCAGCATGCGTCCACACCAACAGGTGGAGAGGCAAGTTGTATAGCACCAGAACTGCAGGGCGGGGGAGCAATTTCCGTGTGCCATAGGGGTCAATTAGAAAGAGAGCTGCCCTAAGGCCTCCGGCTAGAAACAACAGAGCGTTGGCGAGTGCAACAGCACCCCGATGTGGACAGTTTGTGGCAGGGGACAGGGTGAGGCCGAGAGCAGCCCCagcaaacaggaggaggaagagacttGCTGAGCCGTAGACATGAAGCTCCCAGGCGAAGGCCAGCGTCCGGCTCAGGTCACCCCAGTACAGATATGTTTCGTTAGAGGGACTGGCGCTGGGAGAGGGGACTGGGTTATAAGTAGCGTGGGGAGCTTGGTGAGGATGTCCCAGGAGAATGGAGCGGTTCTTCTGACCAATACCACTCTGGTAGGTGGGGAAAATCCTTATCCGGGTGACTGGGACTACAGCGGTGGTGAGGAAGGTATGTTTtcctagaaaaaaaaagaagaaaaagagatttGTTTCGTTTTAATTTACGTAAATCAAATGTTACTGAATATAATTTAAGTGAAACATTGACTCATACCAAAAAAAGTACATGAAATTATATACAAAGCCACTAGAGGGGAGTAGCTCCCCATCTATGTCATTAACCAGAGCCATCTGACACTCGAGTAATtttaaacagacacaaaacacatgGCCTGACAAGATCTAATTAAActataaaactaataaaaaactcaatAACACCTGTTTTAAAAATCTTTTTCAGTAAGCGAGCAAAGATTCAGTCATGTAGCACATTTTGTTCAAGGTGGAAGCAAAATGTGCTGCACAAAGCATGAGCAAGATAAACATTAGACGcagattaaaacaaacacacagatgcatgaAGATACATAAGATCTATAACTATATCACATGACCTAATATAAAATTAACAGACCTAAGCCAAAGCCAATGTTCCTTAATTCAGGTCGGTATTATGAACTccaaaaacgcacacacaactCCACACGTGAGCCGAAGACACAACAACTCAGCTAACACACTTCTGAGCCAAGGTCTGATTAGgtttaaataacaatttaaatagAAACAAGCCTTAACTcattaaatacaaattgaaaCAGGAATCATGAAGGACACATCATACACGTTATTCTCATCACTACATCAGAGATTTTGCTGAGCGAATCTCTCCCGGATATCTGAGCAGTTATTGGGACTTAATTGGATTAGACTACGTAATTAATGTTACATACTGCAGCACAATGGCACAATGCATTGGAACCAGGAAATCTCTCTGCAAAGCATAGATCCCTTAATGAGACGAGACGACTCTTTGACAACAGCGCAGCacattgtgtctctgtctcgaaccgtctctttgtgtttgttcaagGCACCGCACCTCCAGCAAAAGGCTGGAAACGCCCAACAACATTACAATCATAGGGCCATTCATCACTAACGCTTTGTCAGCTCCTCAACTACATAGATAACAGCATAAAAGACCGTGACATACAAATGGTAATTTTGACTTTAAgtgaacaataataacactAAATGTAATCATTTAGAAGGATTGATtgacaagaaaacaaacatggctCAGTGAGTGATGGGGCATGAAGAAATAGGTGTAACCTATAGAGGCATCTAGGATTATTCATGAGGAGCTGACTCGGACTTGTGACATGATATCTGCACACTTAAAAGACTCACAACTTGTATAAAACGTATTTTACCAGCTGTGTACTACTAACCCTGGATGGAAGCGATGACTGTTATCATTGTTGTATGGCCTAGCTCAGGTTAAACCCTTTGACAAACAACAGAGGATGAATGTCATATGGAATTTCATCTCGGATTTAGTTTGACagtcacaaacaaatcaaagtttCCAAAGTTTGCTGCTGTAATTCGTTTTTTCTCTTCGCCTCGGTGAACTCCTCCTGCTCTTTCATGTGATGGTCCTAAATGGtaaaatggctttgtatttatatagcgcttttctagtatTGAAGACCACTCagagcgctttacagtacagttttacattcacccattcacacacacattcatacagtgcatctattcacagcacttagttattctactgggggccattcggggttcagcatcttgcccaaggacacttaggcatgcagatgggtcagactggggatcgaactgccgaccttcaggttggaggacgaccactctacccctcagccacagccgctcaGGTCTCTATTATGTGAGGGGAAGTTTTTATCTACAAGGGCTTTATGGGATGGCTGGTGTTGTAATTGGCAAAACTAGCGCCATCTACTTCTCAGACTGAATCTCTGCCATTCTAGCTTGCCTTGCCCTGGCTAATGCTACACTACCAGAAATCACTCCAAGAAACAGCACTTGCCAATGGCAGTACAGCGCAACTGCTGTTTTGGAGCAGTTAAGAGGAAGAAGTGATTtccaggagaaagaaaaactgtaCTTTCAAGTCATTGCATTGGATCGGGTCATAGATTCACGTACTCGCCGATGCCTGACCCAGTATCATAGCCGGTATCCGATTAGAACATCTCTATTTTACGCGGGCATTTAACTTGATGGATGGTGGAACTAAATGATCAGTgctgctgaaaacacacaaaccactagCCGTTGAAAGCACCGAGGAGTTCATCCCCCTGTAGAAGACACGCTCACTAATGACTCACTCCAACATGTGTTTCAATTCCTGGCTCTGTCCCGGCACTCCGTCCCTCCTAttacacacccacccaccaccaccaccacccacccacccacccacacactcaaTTCACTTTCAGACTCACATAGGCGAGCGCCGcacacagatcacacacacatttctttatttttataaaaggTATGTTTCACTTCCTTCCCTGAAActcctttttttcctcaaagGAGCAAAATCCAGACACATTCCACATGTGCTGATCACATTTCACAGCTGGGTACACTTAAACGTACCCACACCCTGGAGTTTTTTTCACTGCTTTTATACTGTATGTCCACCCATTGCAATGaactattaaataaatatatcctGCTCCATCTAATAGGAACTACAATCATGTTTATGGCACAGATACAAATGTGAGCAGATATGTACATACTGTACAAACTGCTACTCTTGGACACAGGAAGTTATTTCTTTCAATGAGCTGCTAAAGGCCCATTTAAAGACTTTATAGGTTCTCGTGGGGCCGAAGAGCCCGAGTGTTTAAAAGTAGTTATGATGTTGTTCTCCTGGTATCTAAGAGACTGGctcatgtgtcccatgtgtcaTGCTTTTCCTTTTCCATTTACTTTTCCTCCACTCCGCTCCCTTCATGGCTTTCCTCAGTGCATCTGGTTTTCATTACCTACGCCACTCGCCCGTACCTTTTCCTCTGCCACACTCTAACCCATCCTGTCTGCTCTCTGTCCCAGCTGTATTTCGCAACGCTCTTTTTTTCAGACCCCACTCGTCTATCTCTTTGCTCGGCTGCGAAATCCatcccctccctctttctttccacTCGTACTTTTCTCCCCTTGCTGTGTCTGCTCCACACAACTACCACCCCACTTTCCACGGAAAAGGGTCTCCACGTTTTCCCCTTCTTTTgaggctttttttccctccagatTCTTCCAGTAAAAAGTTCCAGCTGCACAAATAATTCCATTTTGAATTATCAGGACAATCTTGCAATCTCCTCATCTATAAAACACAGTACCTTTGCCCCTTACCTGTCCTTGTTGTGCTGGCTGTATTTCCTCCTTGTTGCGTCATTATGTTGGTTGGGTTTGATGCTTTCGAGGACGCTCTCACAGCCGCCACTGTTGTGGTAAGCACAGTAGCTATAGATGTGGTCGTCACTTGTGGTGTTGTGGTGGTTGAAGGCGAAATCTTCTGGCTTCGGGCAGTGACTGGCCGCTCTGAAGCCTGTGGCTGATTCTCAGGAGACCCAGTGCTGGTGGTCATCACAGAGTCCTGCTGCGGAGGAAGTGTGCTCGCTGTCAGGTCTCCTAAAATATGGCGAAGAAGGCAAAGTTGTTATGTGGTGTAAATACTGTGACCCAAACAGCACTCTACTATCGTGACGTGATTATTCTAGCTAATGCAGTgccgttctaaacctgcctgtttggaactAGCTTATTGAATTTATCGcatgtccaaattgcaccaaattcaacactgcactttctTTGGACCTTAAGAATACACAATTGAGAAGCTGATGATATGAACAGTTCTTGAGATATGCATACAacatacagacaaacagagatttAGGAAATTAGAAGAAAGACATATTGGATTTCTCACCTGTTAAAACTACAGTCTGAGGTGTTGCTTTCGTCACCACAGGGGACAGTGTTGCTCTCGTCTCTGGTGTCTGTGGTGATGTTGTGGTTTTACTGGCCGTTGTGAGCACAAACACCGGAGGCTTCACAGTCTGACTCTCAGGTGGTGGTGTCTTTTCGTCAGAACTTTTAGATATCACTGTCTGTGCCTGAGGCCGATACTGCGACATTTCATCGCCAAGCGTTGGAGCAggtgtttcctccttcacaagCATTGTTGTTGGAGATACACCTGATCCTAACCCCTGTGGATCATCATCCTCTGACTCTGGATTACCTGCCTTGTTACCAGCAGGCTCAGCGACAGCAGTGGGAAGAGGTGGAGTCAAATCCTTTGTAGCAGTGTCCCCCTTAGCAAAGGCCCTGCTGAAGGTTAAACCGGCTGTGTCAGTCCTGGGCCTGGAGGCAGTCGGTTGGGTTAAAACTGTCCCGATGCTGAGGTTTTTTGCAGAGAGACCAGATATAAAAGAAGGAATGGACTGCACAGTGGGACGGGTCACTCTTTGCCCCTGTTGCACTGCATTCATACTCTTCAGCCTATCCCGGACTGTCGCTCTGACGGGCACATCACTGCGCCCACTGGGAGGTAAAGAGGGCCAGAAACTAACAGTTTGCTTGgtaggtggaggtgaagaattAATTGGCAGGTCGAGAGGAGGAAATGACGAGGAAGAGCCGATGATGGTCTGGGTATGTGAAGaatggaggaaggagaggaagaagcccAGAAAGAGGAGGGACATGGGAGCCATGGTCTGCCTCTATGTGGCGAGCAGTGACTGGTccctcagtctgtctctgtATCGGTCACACCATCCTTCAGCTGGTGGCAGAGAAAACAGGCACTGTGTTAGTTTCATGGCataaaacaagaaacaagaaCATATTATGATATTAAAAAGGGACCGAATACAGTTAAACACCTTAACGGATAAAAGCTTGAGTTAAATTCAGAATCTTTCTCTTATGCAGGAGCAATGGTCATAGTTTGATGAAGGTTGATGAGGTGAATTTTGTGAACATGTGATGCAGTTAAATGTACATGGTGTAACTTTAGTTGCTAAAGAtctctcaataaaaaaaaattaaaaagacaaCTGTACTAATGAAAATCTACCTGCCGCTGCTCCTGCTCAAATAATCTTCACTGACGAGGTAATGTATTAAAGTCTTAAATATTAAATCCTGACACCGCCAATAATAATCGTTATCCATTACAAGTGACCACTAGaaacagtgaaagtgaaaaacagcCAACTGGCTAGCAATGTGTTATTCCTTCTTCATATGTCGTTTGCAGAGCCACGAGAAAAACTGAGATGATGCAATTAAAAGACGATCAAAATGAAACTGGGAGGTTTATGTGTTTTAAGGGGCGTAGCTTTAACGAGAGGGCCGATGGGAGGGGGGTGGGACGTGGGACGTTGTTTAATGTCAAACTGTAGCCTACTtttgcttttccaggattaccaaccctagctttaataaGGAATGATTACATGTTATAGCAGACACACAGGGTGTGGCCAGGTATAAGGTTTCAGAATGAAtgtcacacagacaaacacaatggCAAGAGTTCAACTTCTAAAGTTATATAACAAGCACTGTCAAAACCAACAGGAGTCACAGATGGTTTCATTCAGTAGCAGATGGAcgaattcagtttttttccacaCCATCTATTCCCTGCCATAAAATGTTCTTTGGACGAATatcagtttctttttctttcttcgctCCACTGCTTTTTCTGATAGTTATGTTTGAGTCACGGATGCCAGGAGCATCAGGAGTGTGGTGAAGCTCAGAGGGCCCGGTGCCACACAGAAACCCCCCAAGCTCCTGAGGATTACACAATCCCACGAGTCATCAACCTAAACAGCTGCCGGCCGCGTCCCAACATGCACCTCTTATCAAAAAACACCTCTTTTTCTGTTACTATTTCAGGCAAGACTTACGTAAAACCCTCCCTTGTTCACACTTGTGTCTGCCTATGACTCACTGTGGGAGATAACCTCAGGGGGCAGAGTCAGGATCATATCGAAACTTCAACCTGAAACATCAGGAGGGAAAGCACAAATAAAGCGCCTATGGGAGAGTCCATTCTGCTGCAGATGACTCACCGAGGCCTCATTCACAACCCTGGTGTCtagttctctgagaaattacTGCAGCTGTGCACCACCGTTGGTGTGCACGTGCATGAGAGACGCAGTGAGTATATGGAAAACATGTTTAAGggtatgtgtgtgcacaaggGGTCAGTCACCAAGCAGGAAGTTCTTGAGCATACTGTAGGTATGTGAGAAGATTCAGACCCATGCACAGAAAGTAGAGTCTCTGCTAGAA comes from Pleuronectes platessa chromosome 6, fPlePla1.1, whole genome shotgun sequence and encodes:
- the LOC128442911 gene encoding proline-rich transmembrane protein 3; translated protein: MAPMSLLFLGFFLSFLHSSHTQTIIGSSSSFPPLDLPINSSPPPTKQTVSFWPSLPPSGRSDVPVRATVRDRLKSMNAVQQGQRVTRPTVQSIPSFISGLSAKNLSIGTVLTQPTASRPRTDTAGLTFSRAFAKGDTATKDLTPPLPTAVAEPAGNKAGNPESEDDDPQGLGSGVSPTTMLVKEETPAPTLGDEMSQYRPQAQTVISKSSDEKTPPPESQTVKPPVFVLTTASKTTTSPQTPETRATLSPVVTKATPQTVVLTGDLTASTLPPQQDSVMTTSTGSPENQPQASERPVTARSQKISPSTTTTPQVTTTSIATVLTTTVAAVRASSKASNPTNIMTQQGGNTASTTRTGKHTFLTTAVVPVTRIRIFPTYQSGIGQKNRSILLGHPHQAPHATYNPVPSPSASPSNETYLYWGDLSRTLAFAWELHVYGSASLFLLLFAGAALGLTLSPATNCPHRGAVALANALLFLAGGLRAALFLIDPYGTRKLLPRPAVLVLYNLPLHLLVWTHAAVALLAIRVAGVSVLPSTMERPPLVAVLAVLQCTLLLAADLLSPALSPVVPVTLQVLSLCWGLALCLGFLCYVFPRVRCPPLPQPGVPEQGTRKAWTGSRRIGVVLGRVLAVCAVLGSLCCGLHVYATLWLYGLLGDWTHFNWGWWLVHFWARLLELSWGFSLLLLSSWLFWRPQGYQGREEGGADGRAAGDVPSPGQSVGSTQRHTCWSKIVQSLKVKPCRKSESNGVGGGGGGGSGPGGPGEMPNNWAGQERPGADISKSLIRNQNHEQVTAVPRYVKDNNRGRNHRGHSAERGVSDGSTGSLLRLQALGRPPQRSVSGSLDQDKDTSLSLCDFDLRPPSPINLTRSIDEALHRGHLLEGGSLFYPYNQNSQSPSPGSGGSQGPWLRRNSDPQMLSESSEAPTESSMPLGGSVLSSVPSRQVTAPPTPSHQGNRWAGNGVASVPSSVSCPVSLRPTRISTGHLGDDGVDDTRPFITPDSERVRGRAGRPAGSRSYLEVSRHDDSASVSSEIIDL